One genomic region from Streptomyces sp. Li-HN-5-11 encodes:
- a CDS encoding polysaccharide deacetylase family protein, producing MTGPGKANGRSGPRAVAGLAAAALVPPAAVAAAHIVPAATWLPRFRAVCFPRLAGIGRAGHVALTFDDGPDPACTPHFLDALDRLAVRATFFVLGESVARYPELSRHITERGHELAVHGWTHSRPWLPALGRDSRETARAAQVVHDTTGLRPQWYRPPYGILTSGRWAAARRAGLRPVLWTAWGKDWTAEATPASVRATVGADLRGGGTILLHDSDRASSPGCWRAALGALPGLVAACRDAGWEVGPLSEHGVGEERTRRPAGRA from the coding sequence GTGACAGGACCAGGGAAGGCGAACGGGCGGAGCGGTCCGCGTGCCGTCGCGGGCCTCGCCGCGGCGGCCCTCGTACCGCCGGCCGCCGTCGCCGCCGCGCACATCGTCCCGGCCGCCACATGGCTGCCCCGATTCCGGGCCGTCTGCTTCCCGCGCCTCGCCGGAATCGGCCGCGCCGGCCATGTCGCGCTCACCTTCGACGACGGCCCCGACCCCGCCTGCACCCCGCACTTCCTGGACGCGCTGGACCGGCTCGCCGTGCGTGCCACGTTCTTCGTGCTCGGCGAGAGCGTGGCCAGGTACCCGGAGCTCAGCCGGCACATCACGGAGCGGGGACACGAACTCGCCGTACACGGGTGGACCCACAGCCGCCCGTGGCTGCCCGCTTTGGGCCGGGACAGCCGGGAGACCGCGCGGGCGGCGCAGGTCGTGCACGACACCACGGGTCTGCGGCCGCAGTGGTACCGCCCTCCCTACGGGATCCTGACCTCGGGCCGCTGGGCGGCCGCCCGCCGTGCCGGTCTGCGTCCCGTGCTGTGGACCGCGTGGGGGAAGGACTGGACGGCGGAGGCGACCCCCGCGTCGGTGCGCGCGACGGTGGGGGCGGATCTGCGCGGCGGCGGCACGATCCTCCTGCACGACTCCGACCGGGCCTCGTCCCCGGGCTGCTGGCGCGCGGCCCTCGGCGCCCTGCCCGGCCTGGTCGCGGCCTGCCGTGACGCCGGCTGGGAGGTCGGCCCCCTGTCCGAGCACGGAGTGGGCGAGGAGCGCACCCGGCGGCCCGCCGGCCGGGCGTGA
- a CDS encoding SPW repeat protein: MATQHSRIEQHPDIMELRTRYAQASARPIAQATEGLGLLTGLYLAISPWVVGFNTSTTLTVSNLVTGLALAILALGFGSAYERTYGMGWVAGVIGVWTIISPWVVSGAPTTAGVIVSNVITGAVAVLLSLVTATMARTERV, from the coding sequence GTGGCCACGCAACACTCCCGTATCGAGCAGCACCCCGACATCATGGAGCTGCGCACCCGCTACGCCCAGGCGTCGGCTCGGCCGATCGCCCAGGCCACCGAGGGGCTCGGCCTGCTGACCGGCCTCTACCTGGCGATCTCCCCGTGGGTGGTCGGGTTCAACACGAGTACCACACTGACCGTCAGCAACCTCGTCACGGGTCTCGCCCTGGCGATCCTGGCGCTCGGCTTCGGCTCGGCGTACGAACGCACCTACGGCATGGGATGGGTCGCCGGCGTGATCGGCGTCTGGACGATCATCAGCCCGTGGGTCGTCTCCGGCGCGCCCACGACGGCCGGGGTGATCGTCAGCAATGTCATCACCGGCGCCGTGGCCGTCCTGCTGAGCCTGGTGACAGCCACCATGGCCAGGACGGAACGGGTCTGA
- a CDS encoding cobalt-precorrin-6A reductase, with the protein MSAHVLVLGGTTEARELAAALAARPGVRVTTSLAGRVARPGAQTGDVRVGGFGGTEGLAAWLREHGVDAVVDATHPFAASITRNAARAAAMTGVPLVVLRRPGWLPGPGDRWHPVASLDAAAELLPRLGRRVFLTTGRLGLAAFAHLTGLHFVVRSVEPPGQPQPPDTRLIQARGPFTLSGERALLRTHRIDVLVTKDSGGTATAPKLTAARELGLPVVVVRRPPLPDGLSAVPDVRAALDRLGPVAG; encoded by the coding sequence ATGTCTGCCCACGTCCTGGTCCTCGGCGGCACCACCGAGGCACGCGAACTGGCCGCGGCGCTGGCGGCTCGCCCCGGCGTGCGGGTGACCACCTCGCTGGCCGGGCGCGTCGCCCGGCCGGGCGCGCAGACCGGCGACGTGCGCGTCGGCGGCTTCGGCGGGACGGAGGGGCTGGCCGCCTGGTTGCGCGAGCACGGCGTGGACGCGGTCGTGGACGCCACACACCCCTTCGCCGCGTCGATCACGCGGAACGCGGCGCGGGCCGCGGCCATGACCGGCGTGCCGTTGGTGGTCCTGCGCCGGCCCGGCTGGCTGCCGGGTCCCGGGGACCGCTGGCACCCGGTCGCCTCGCTCGACGCCGCGGCCGAGCTGCTGCCACGGCTGGGGCGCCGGGTGTTCCTGACCACGGGGCGGCTGGGCCTCGCGGCCTTCGCCCACCTGACCGGGCTGCACTTCGTCGTGCGGTCGGTGGAGCCGCCCGGGCAGCCGCAGCCGCCGGACACGCGGCTCATCCAGGCCCGGGGGCCGTTCACCCTGTCCGGCGAGCGGGCCCTGCTCCGTACGCACCGCATCGACGTGCTGGTGACCAAGGACAGCGGGGGAACGGCCACGGCACCCAAACTCACCGCCGCGCGGGAGCTGGGCCTGCCCGTCGTCGTCGTACGGCGGCCGCCGCTGCCGGACGGGCTGAGCGCGGTACCGGACGTGAGAGCGGCACTGGACCGGCTGGGACCGGTCGCGGGCTGA